The DNA sequence GCGCTCGAGAACAAGCTCGGCGGTCTCTACCCGGCGTCCACCGCCGGCGCCGACCTGCCCGCGTTCACCTCGGGCCAGCCGTTCTACGGCGGTCAGAAGATCTACGACGTCTTCAAGCAGGCCTCCAGCCAGGTCGACCCCAACTTCACCTGGGGCCCGACCATGACGCAGACCTACACGGATGTGTCCGACGGGTTCGGCGCCGCCCTCAGCGGCAACGGCACGCTGCTCGACGCCCTGAAGACCGGCCAGGAGAAGACGATCAGCGCTCTCGAGGCGCAGTCGATCCCGGTCAACAAGTGAGCCCTCGCGCTCGCTCGTAGGCCCTTCGGCCCTCCCGGTGCCCCCTGCCCGGGAGGGTCGAAGGCAGAAGGCCCGTGCCGCACCGCGAGGTGCGACACGGGCCTTCCGTGCTGTCGGCGTCGGTCAGGACGTGAAGGGCACGCTGCCCGCGCTGCAGTACGAGCCGGGGCTGTGCACCAGGTGGGCGATGCGGAGCTCCGCCTCCCGATCGCCGGCCGGTGCGGGCTTCAGCTCGGGGGAGATGTTCCATGCGAAGCCCTCGGCGCCGGGGTTGGCGCGGGCATGCTCCTCCAGGGCGACAGGGAGGAGGCGCAGGCGGCGGTCGACCCACTCGGCGTCCCACGGGCCCTCGGAGAGGATCTGCTCCGCCGCGCGGAACTCGTAGTAGATCGTGCGGCGCAGGCGGTTGCCGAGCACCGCCTCCGAGCCGTGCACGACCATGACGTCGTGCACGAGGACGTCGCCGGGCTCGAGCTCCGCCTGGATGACGCCGGGAGCGTCCCAGCCGTACTCCTCCTCGAGCTGGCACACGTCGACCGGCTGCTTGTGCGAGCCGGGCGCGACGCGGAGCGCGCCCTCGCCCTTCCGCGACGGGTCGAGGTAGACGTCGATGTTGAAGATGCGGTGCGTCCGCGGGTGGACGGCGTCCTGGTGCCAGCTGATCGGGGCACCGTCGCCCGCCTTCTTGAAGACGAGCGACTCGTAGGTGGGCACGAAGTCGGGGCCGGCCAGGCTCTCGGCGATGCCGAGCACCGCCGGCGACCCCAGCAGCTCGAGGGAGGCGCTCTCGCCCTTGTTGTGCAGGTAGTCGACCCGGAACATGACGCGGCCGGTCGGGCGGTTCGCCCACTGGTAGTCGGCCGCGCGATCGTCGCCCTCGGGAAGGGAGGACCCCTCCTCGATCCAGCGGTCGGCCGCGCTCTGCAGGCGGGCGAGGAGGTCGGCCGGGATCCGGTTGCGCAGGATCAGATAGCCCTGCTCGTCGAACTGCGCGATCTCTTCGGCGGTCAGGTGGTACGCGCGATCCGTCCCGACAGCGGTGGTGTTCAGTGTCATGGTTACGACGGTAGATGGCGGGTATCCTGGACTTCTAGCCGTTTTGGTCTCGCGAAAGTACGGAAAAGTAATGTTGTCGTCGGTCAGTGCGTCGGGTTCGTTCGGGCTCAGCTGCTGGTCGGGCGACCCGGCGGCGATGGGCCTGCCGCACATCCACGACGACATCGAGATCAACCTGAGCTCTGGCGCGCTCGAGTACCTCATCGGCGGAGAGCGGGTGGCGGTGCCGGCCGGGTCCCTCCTCCTCTTCTGGGCGGCCCAGCCGCATCAGCTGATCGAGGCCGAGGCGGGCCGGCGGATGCACTGGGTGACGATCCCGCTGCGCATGCTGCTCGAGTGGAGGCTGCCGCCGGCGTTCCAGGGCCGGCTGTTCGCGGGCGAGGTGTTCCTGCTCGACGCGGAGGCGCTGGGGGTCGACGAGCGGCGGCTCGAGCAGTGGGAGGCGGAGCTCGCGGGCGATGCGTTCGAGCGGGAGACGGCGCGGCTCGATCTGCGGGTGCAGGTGCGCCGGGTGGCGGCCGGGGCGGCGCGGGCCTCCGGAGCGGTCGCCTCCGAGCCGGAACGCCGCATCGAGCTCGTCACCCGCATGGCCGACTATGTGACGACGCACGCACTCGAACAGGTGTCGGTCGCCGAGGTCGCCCGCTCGGTGAGCCTCCACCCGACGTACGCGATGACGCTGTTCAAGCGCGTGCTCGGGGTCACCATCGGGGACTACGCGACGACCTGCCGCATCCAGGAGGCGCAGCGCCGGCTGATCACGACGGCTGACTCGGTCGCGGCGATCGCGCACGATGTCGGATATTCGTCGCTCAGTCAGTTCCACGCGAAGTTCCGGAGCATCGTCGGGGTGAGCCCGGGGGCGTACCGGCGCGGCCGCACCGGGGAGTGAGGGGTCGTCGTCGCTCGCGCGCGGTCGCCCCGTTGCTTGGGTGTTCGCCCGTGGGCGGCCGCGCCGTCGCTCAGGGAGGAACGTTGGGTGCCCGGATCCGCGCGTTGCGGGTTGAGGAGGAGGATCCGGCGGCGGAGGCCGAGATCCTCCTCCCCAGGCGCGCTGCGGGGCTCGGGGAGAGACAACGGCCGAGCGAAGGCAGACGCACGGGCCGGGGGAGGTGTCGCCCAGGGAGGACGGTTCGGGCGGGACCGCGGTAGTTGTCCTCCGATCGCCGGTGAATGGTCGGTCGTGGCCGCGTCGCCCCTCCCTGTGCCGCGAGCGAAGCGGGGCAGAACGGACCCGCGGTACCCAGTGCTGGGAGTTGCCCGCGAAGCGGGTCCGGACCGCGTCTCAGCGATATATCGTCGAGTATCGCTGAGGATCCTAGGAGGTCATCATGAGCGGTTCGTTCACGGCCGGCGGTTTCGGTGCCGGCCCCGGGGCAGAGGGCATGTGGCAGGCGTTCGAGCAGCTGCGGTCCCAGTTCGAGAAGAAGGTCGGCGGCCGGATGGGGCGCGGCGATGTCCGCGCCGCGGTCCTCGCCCTCCTGGCCGAGAAGCCGATGCACGGGTATCAGATCATCCGCGAGATCGAGGAGCGCAGCGGCGGCGCCTGGAAGCCGAGCGCCGGGTCGGTCTATCCGACACTGCAGCTGCTGGCCGATGAGGGGCTGATCACGGCGGAGGAGTCCAACGGGCGCAAGACGTACGCGCTCACCGAGGCCGGGCGAGCCGCCGCAGAGGAGGCGGGAGCCGCACCCTGGGAGACCGGTCCCTCCAGTGACACCATGGGGTTCGGTCCGCTGCCCAAGGCGGGCATCGACCTGGCCCAGGCCGTCGCGCAGGTCCGGAGGACGGGAACGCCCGAGCAGATCCAGGAGGCGGTGACCGTGCTCGACGAGGCACGTCGCCGGCTCTACGCGATCCTCGCCCAGGGCTGACCGGAGTGGCGTCGAACGGGGTGCCGGCGAGCGGCCCCGCGGGTTCCACCGCGCCCCCCGGCGCGCCCCGCGACCCGGCGCCCGGCGGCGCCCGCGGCACGCCGCCCCGGTCCGGGGCGACCCGCGCCCGGTACCGCCGCATCCTCCGGTTCGCCGGGCGCTTCCTCGCCGTCACCTGGTGGTACGAGCTCTTCCTCCCGAGGATCGGCCTCGCGAGGGTGGCCGAGCGCACCCGGCCGCGGAGGATGCGGCGCTTCGCCCGGTCCTTCCACGCGCTCGCCGTCGAACTCGGCGGCCTCATGATCAAGGTCGGACAGTTCATGTCCTCTCGCCTCGACGTGCTCCCTCCCGAGATCACCTCCGAGCTGGAGGGACTGCAGGACGAGGTGCCGCCGGTGCCGTTCCCGGCCATCCGCGCGCTCGCCGAGGCGGAGCTCGGGGTGCCGCTCGAGTCCGCCTTCGTGTCGATCGACGAGACGCCGGTCGCCGCCGCCTCCCTCGGTCAGGCCCACCGGGCGGTGCTCGCGCCCGATCTCGCCGAGCAGGCCGGGTTCGCCGGCGTCGTCATGAAGGTGCAGCGGCCCGGGATCGACCAGATCGTCGACACCGATCTCGCCGCCCTCCGCAAGGTGGGCGGCTGGCTCAGCCGGGTCCGGCTCGTCTCCGACCGCGTCGACGCGCCGGCCCTCGTCGAGGAGTTCGCCTATACGAGCCTCGAGGAGATCGACTACCTGCACGAGGCCGCGAACTCCGAGCGGTTCGCCGAGGACTTCGCCGCCGACGAGCGCGTCGGGGTGCCCTCGGTCGTCTGGGACCGCACCACGCGCCGGGTCCTGACCCTCCAAGACGTCACCGCGATCAAGATCACCGACGCCGCAGCGCTCCGGGAGGCGGGCATCGACCCGGCCGAGGTCGCGCCCGTGTTCGCCGCGATCATGTTCGATCAGCTCTTCAGCAACGGCTACTTCCACGCCGACCCGCACCCGGGCAACATCTTCGTCA is a window from the Leifsonia sp. AG29 genome containing:
- a CDS encoding phytanoyl-CoA dioxygenase family protein; protein product: MTLNTTAVGTDRAYHLTAEEIAQFDEQGYLILRNRIPADLLARLQSAADRWIEEGSSLPEGDDRAADYQWANRPTGRVMFRVDYLHNKGESASLELLGSPAVLGIAESLAGPDFVPTYESLVFKKAGDGAPISWHQDAVHPRTHRIFNIDVYLDPSRKGEGALRVAPGSHKQPVDVCQLEEEYGWDAPGVIQAELEPGDVLVHDVMVVHGSEAVLGNRLRRTIYYEFRAAEQILSEGPWDAEWVDRRLRLLPVALEEHARANPGAEGFAWNISPELKPAPAGDREAELRIAHLVHSPGSYCSAGSVPFTS
- a CDS encoding helix-turn-helix domain-containing protein — encoded protein: MLSSVSASGSFGLSCWSGDPAAMGLPHIHDDIEINLSSGALEYLIGGERVAVPAGSLLLFWAAQPHQLIEAEAGRRMHWVTIPLRMLLEWRLPPAFQGRLFAGEVFLLDAEALGVDERRLEQWEAELAGDAFERETARLDLRVQVRRVAAGAARASGAVASEPERRIELVTRMADYVTTHALEQVSVAEVARSVSLHPTYAMTLFKRVLGVTIGDYATTCRIQEAQRRLITTADSVAAIAHDVGYSSLSQFHAKFRSIVGVSPGAYRRGRTGE
- a CDS encoding PadR family transcriptional regulator yields the protein MSGSFTAGGFGAGPGAEGMWQAFEQLRSQFEKKVGGRMGRGDVRAAVLALLAEKPMHGYQIIREIEERSGGAWKPSAGSVYPTLQLLADEGLITAEESNGRKTYALTEAGRAAAEEAGAAPWETGPSSDTMGFGPLPKAGIDLAQAVAQVRRTGTPEQIQEAVTVLDEARRRLYAILAQG
- a CDS encoding ABC1 kinase family protein, giving the protein MASNGVPASGPAGSTAPPGAPRDPAPGGARGTPPRSGATRARYRRILRFAGRFLAVTWWYELFLPRIGLARVAERTRPRRMRRFARSFHALAVELGGLMIKVGQFMSSRLDVLPPEITSELEGLQDEVPPVPFPAIRALAEAELGVPLESAFVSIDETPVAAASLGQAHRAVLAPDLAEQAGFAGVVMKVQRPGIDQIVDTDLAALRKVGGWLSRVRLVSDRVDAPALVEEFAYTSLEEIDYLHEAANSERFAEDFAADERVGVPSVVWDRTTRRVLTLQDVTAIKITDAAALREAGIDPAEVAPVFAAIMFDQLFSNGYFHADPHPGNIFVTPTDGAADGRPWRLTFIDFGMMGEVPNRLRAGLRKLLIATASREGKGLVDAMRDVGVLLPSADTTQLERAMTHLFARFGGMGFAELREVDPREFREFAVQFGDVIRSLPFQLPENFLLIIRAMSLTSGVCSALDPSFNLWDSVEPYAAQLLRDEGGNVLQDFAREAVDILGVAWRLPKRVDALLDRIEDGRLEVTDPRLERQAIRLERTARRLVAALIFGSVLLAGALVRAQDEVFGTALMIASVLPLGFAVFSGRRR